A genomic region of Myxosarcina sp. GI1 contains the following coding sequences:
- the dnaK gene encoding molecular chaperone DnaK, with translation MAKVIGIDLGTTNSCVSVLEGGKPIVIANSEGSRTTPSMVAFGKNNSRLVGQLAKRQSVTNAQNTIHSIKRFIGRRWEDTEEERSRIPYTCVPGRDNTVDVRIKDRQYTPQEISALVLQKLKSDAENFLGEPVTQAVITVPAYFTDAQRQATKDAGVIAGLEVLRIINEPTAAALAYGLDKPEREELILVFDLGGGTFDVSILQLGNGVFEVKATSGNNHLGGDDFDNVIVRWLIKTFYAREKIDLRSDRMALQRMREAAEKAKIELSVTEITTINLPFITADETGPKHLEMELSRAKFEELSKPLVQKTLEPVKLALKDAETKPSDIDRIILVGGSTRIPAVQQAIQAIFKSVQLDRSVNPDEAVALGAAIQGGVLAGEVEDVLLLDITPLSLGIETLGEVFTKIIERNTTVPTTKSQIFSTATDGQTTVEIHVLQGERALAKDNKSLGKFLLTGIPVAPRGIPQIEVAFEIDVNGILQVSARDKGTSKQQSVTISNTGGLSSNEVERMRLEAEKYAEQDHRRLEVVRLQNQADNLIYDYESTFNEQQNLVRDDLQAKIAKLKSEFKLACQNPNVSIAQVENILEQIRETLLEIGTDLYQNTDFEPKNNIFNANAEIDMLEKDDIKALVSVPENDKFNGGEGNSNSNETVFDDYETVD, from the coding sequence ATGGCAAAAGTTATCGGAATAGACTTAGGAACCACTAATAGCTGTGTTTCGGTGTTGGAAGGTGGAAAGCCAATTGTCATTGCTAATTCTGAAGGCAGCCGCACAACTCCCAGTATGGTTGCTTTTGGAAAAAACAACAGTAGATTAGTCGGACAATTGGCAAAAAGACAATCGGTAACCAATGCCCAAAACACTATTCACAGTATCAAGCGTTTTATCGGTCGTCGTTGGGAAGACACTGAAGAAGAACGTTCTAGAATTCCTTACACATGTGTTCCAGGTCGAGACAATACGGTAGATGTTCGGATTAAAGATCGTCAATACACACCACAGGAAATTTCGGCTTTGGTTCTACAAAAGCTTAAAAGTGATGCCGAGAATTTCCTGGGAGAACCTGTAACTCAAGCCGTTATTACCGTACCTGCTTATTTTACAGATGCTCAAAGACAGGCTACAAAAGATGCGGGTGTTATTGCAGGTTTAGAAGTGTTGCGCATCATTAATGAACCAACGGCAGCAGCACTAGCCTATGGTTTGGATAAACCAGAGCGAGAAGAACTTATTCTTGTTTTCGATCTTGGTGGTGGAACTTTTGACGTTTCAATTCTTCAGCTTGGTAATGGTGTGTTTGAAGTCAAAGCCACCTCTGGTAATAATCATTTAGGTGGAGATGATTTTGACAACGTGATTGTTCGCTGGTTGATTAAAACCTTTTACGCTCGAGAAAAAATAGATTTGAGAAGTGACAGAATGGCTTTGCAAAGAATGCGCGAAGCTGCAGAAAAAGCTAAAATAGAACTGTCTGTCACAGAAATTACTACAATTAACCTGCCTTTTATCACTGCCGACGAAACTGGTCCCAAGCATTTGGAAATGGAGCTGAGTCGAGCAAAATTTGAAGAACTATCAAAGCCTTTAGTACAAAAAACCTTAGAACCAGTTAAATTAGCACTTAAAGATGCAGAAACAAAACCTAGCGATATAGACCGTATTATTTTGGTAGGAGGTTCTACTCGTATTCCCGCAGTTCAACAGGCAATTCAAGCTATTTTTAAATCGGTACAGTTAGATCGCTCTGTTAACCCAGATGAAGCTGTTGCTTTGGGGGCAGCTATTCAAGGAGGTGTATTAGCGGGAGAAGTCGAAGACGTTTTACTGCTCGACATTACTCCCCTATCTCTGGGCATTGAAACTTTGGGAGAAGTATTTACCAAAATTATCGAACGCAACACCACCGTACCAACCACTAAGTCTCAAATCTTTTCTACGGCAACTGATGGACAAACAACTGTTGAAATTCATGTGTTACAAGGTGAAAGAGCCTTGGCTAAAGACAATAAAAGTTTGGGTAAGTTTCTCTTGACAGGCATTCCAGTTGCTCCTAGAGGGATACCGCAAATCGAAGTAGCCTTTGAAATTGATGTTAACGGTATTTTACAGGTTTCCGCTCGAGATAAAGGAACTAGCAAACAACAAAGTGTTACCATTAGCAACACTGGTGGTTTAAGTTCTAACGAAGTAGAGCGAATGCGCTTGGAAGCCGAAAAATATGCAGAACAAGACCATCGCCGTCTAGAAGTCGTTCGATTACAAAATCAGGCTGACAATTTGATTTACGATTACGAATCTACTTTTAACGAACAGCAAAACCTGGTTCGCGACGATCTTCAAGCTAAAATTGCCAAGCTCAAATCGGAATTTAAACTTGCCTGTCAAAACCCTAATGTCAGTATCGCTCAAGTTGAAAATATTTTAGAGCAAATCCGCGAAACTTTACTAGAAATAGGTACAGACTTATATCAGAATACTGACTTCGAGCCAAAAAATAATATCTTTAATGCTAATGCAGAAATCGATATGTTAGAGAAAGACGACATCAAAGCACTAGTTAGCGTACCTGAAAATGACAAGTTTAATGGTGGTGAAGGCAATTCAAACAGTAATGAAACTGTGTTTGATGATTACGAAACTGTAGACTAA
- the grpE gene encoding nucleotide exchange factor GrpE: MIEEQKQPETNNIANTSPTEQDHSEFETEQSVTTPSDMNVVSEQLSSPEAEKKGNESVDSSTGSESELNNSLEENESIIAAFQAENANLKRLLDEKTEQFERQLQQINNLKAQSTRLAADFENFRRRTNNEKESFEQQIKKNVIVELLPAIDNFERARTQLKPGNEGEKAIHSSYQGVYKTLVDCLKRLGVSAMRPEGEQFDPQYHEAMLREATDEYPEGTVLEQLMRGYVLGDTILRHAMVKVAVPKEPVITSEEENIEEIEQLDSTES, from the coding sequence ATGATTGAAGAGCAGAAACAACCAGAAACTAATAATATTGCCAATACTTCACCAACAGAACAAGACCATAGTGAATTTGAAACCGAACAATCGGTAACAACTCCGAGCGATATGAATGTAGTGTCGGAACAATTGAGTTCGCCAGAAGCAGAAAAAAAAGGCAATGAATCTGTAGATTCCTCCACAGGCAGTGAAAGCGAGCTTAATAATTCTTTAGAAGAAAACGAAAGTATAATCGCTGCTTTTCAGGCAGAAAATGCCAACCTCAAACGGCTTTTAGACGAAAAGACCGAACAATTCGAGCGGCAACTTCAACAGATAAATAATCTCAAAGCTCAATCTACTAGACTAGCCGCTGATTTTGAAAATTTTCGCCGCCGAACTAATAATGAAAAAGAAAGCTTCGAGCAACAAATTAAGAAAAATGTCATTGTCGAACTTTTACCTGCGATCGATAATTTTGAACGTGCCAGAACTCAGTTAAAACCAGGCAACGAAGGAGAAAAAGCTATTCATAGCAGCTATCAGGGTGTATATAAAACTTTGGTAGATTGTTTGAAACGCTTGGGCGTTTCGGCAATGCGTCCCGAAGGCGAACAATTCGATCCTCAGTATCATGAAGCAATGTTACGTGAAGCAACTGATGAATATCCTGAAGGCACAGTATTAGAACAGTTGATGCGGGGATATGTTCTGGGCGATACAATTTTACGCCATGCCATGGTTAAGGTTGCTGTTCCTAAAGAACCCGTGATAACCTCGGAAGAGGAAAACATAGAAGAAATAGAACAGTTAGATAGTACGGAGTCTTGA
- a CDS encoding GspE/PulE family protein has protein sequence MTYSAARSTNSKTTSSKRTRALALRNSFSPFGNKLVERGVVDREVMQKALLESRKTDRSLVDIIESATGKQLPPDLVVQHKKHHLFELKVLYGVESLDPEIESDNFNAHQMTELIDSLIPLDLCRRYRFIPLEKKEGEPPVLVVAMVDPENLEAQDDLNRILRPKGIEVQRRVITQSDYQKLIDRFLDEQVKKETTKKQQVNVDVSLDLDNMDFNLEETDEEVADDLGAVNEAQAAPIITLVNKILAKALQEGISDIHIEPQEEFLKVRFRKDGVLQQPFDPMPKKIIPAVVARFKIMADLDIAEKRLPQDGKIRRMFQGRKVDFRVNTLPSRYGEKVVLRILDNSATQLGLDKLISHEPTLELVRDMASRPFGLILVTGPTGSGKSTTLYSVLAERNNPGINISTAEDPIEYSLDGITQVQVIREKGMNFASILRAFLRQDPDVILVGETRDSETAKTAIEAALTGHLVLTTLHTNDAAGAIARLDEMGVEPFMISGALVGVLAQRLMRRVCSECRIAYTPTHEELSRFGLSASKEEEITFYKANTLEPEQMQTAKSNGSICKKCSGVGYKGRVGVYEVMRNSERLQSLVNEGANTDRIKEAAVEEGMITILAYSLDLVKEGHTTLEEVERVTFTDSGLEAELKAKRKSGLVCRTCSAELQPEWLDCPYCMTPRFSDN, from the coding sequence ATGACTTATTCTGCTGCTAGATCTACTAATTCTAAAACCACCAGTTCTAAACGAACGCGGGCGCTTGCCCTGCGTAACTCTTTTTCTCCTTTTGGTAATAAGTTAGTAGAAAGAGGGGTTGTCGATCGCGAGGTAATGCAGAAGGCTTTATTAGAAAGCCGTAAAACCGATCGCTCTTTAGTAGATATTATCGAATCGGCTACGGGCAAGCAGCTACCGCCAGATTTAGTAGTTCAGCATAAGAAACATCATTTGTTCGAGCTAAAAGTTCTTTATGGTGTAGAATCACTAGATCCAGAAATCGAGTCAGATAACTTCAACGCTCATCAAATGACGGAATTGATTGATTCATTAATTCCGTTAGATTTATGTCGTCGCTATCGTTTTATTCCTCTAGAAAAAAAAGAGGGTGAGCCACCAGTGTTAGTGGTGGCAATGGTCGATCCTGAAAATTTGGAAGCTCAAGACGATCTCAATCGAATTTTACGTCCCAAGGGGATAGAAGTTCAAAGAAGGGTAATCACTCAATCGGACTATCAAAAGCTAATCGATCGCTTTCTTGACGAACAGGTAAAAAAAGAAACCACCAAAAAACAACAGGTTAATGTCGATGTTTCTCTCGATCTAGACAACATGGATTTTAATCTGGAAGAAACTGACGAGGAGGTAGCTGACGACCTGGGTGCAGTCAATGAAGCACAAGCTGCACCAATTATTACTCTGGTGAACAAAATTTTGGCAAAAGCTTTACAGGAAGGAATTTCGGATATCCACATCGAACCGCAAGAAGAGTTTCTCAAAGTCCGTTTTCGTAAAGATGGTGTTTTGCAGCAGCCATTCGACCCCATGCCGAAGAAAATTATCCCTGCGGTAGTGGCTCGGTTTAAAATTATGGCTGACTTGGATATTGCCGAAAAAAGGCTGCCTCAAGATGGTAAGATTCGGCGGATGTTTCAGGGGCGTAAAGTAGACTTTCGGGTCAATACTCTGCCTAGTCGCTACGGAGAAAAAGTCGTACTGCGGATTTTAGATAACTCGGCAACCCAGTTGGGGTTAGATAAATTAATTTCTCACGAACCAACATTAGAGTTAGTGCGAGATATGGCAAGCCGTCCCTTTGGTTTAATTTTAGTGACGGGACCTACTGGGTCTGGTAAATCGACTACGCTTTATTCGGTACTAGCCGAAAGAAACAATCCAGGGATTAATATTAGTACTGCTGAAGACCCCATTGAGTATTCTTTGGACGGTATTACTCAAGTGCAGGTGATTCGCGAAAAAGGGATGAACTTTGCCTCTATTCTCAGAGCTTTCTTGCGGCAAGATCCCGACGTGATTCTGGTAGGTGAAACTAGGGACTCGGAAACGGCTAAAACGGCAATTGAAGCTGCATTGACGGGACACTTGGTTTTAACCACCCTACACACTAACGATGCGGCTGGCGCGATCGCTCGTTTGGATGAAATGGGTGTCGAACCGTTTATGATCTCAGGAGCATTAGTTGGAGTACTAGCTCAAAGATTAATGCGTCGCGTTTGTAGTGAATGTCGTATTGCCTATACTCCTACACACGAAGAACTTTCTAGATTTGGTTTATCTGCTTCTAAAGAAGAAGAAATTACTTTTTACAAAGCCAACACGTTAGAACCAGAACAAATGCAGACTGCCAAATCTAACGGTAGTATCTGCAAAAAATGCAGTGGAGTTGGCTACAAAGGACGAGTTGGTGTTTACGAAGTAATGCGGAACTCAGAACGCCTTCAATCATTGGTTAACGAAGGTGCTAATACCGATCGCATCAAAGAAGCAGCAGTAGAAGAAGGCATGATCACCATCCTGGCGTATAGCCTGGATTTGGTTAAAGAAGGTCATACGACTTTAGAAGAAGTAGAACGGGTGACGTTTACCGACTCTGGTTTAGAAGCCGAACTCAAAGCCAAACGTAAAAGTGGTTTGGTTTGTCGTACCTGTAGCGCAGAATTACAGCCAGAGTGGTTGGATTGTCCTTACTGTATGACACCGCGTTTTAGTGACAACTAG
- a CDS encoding type IV pilus twitching motility protein PilT: protein MDLMIEDYMEQLVEMGGSDMHIQASAPIYFRISGKLTPVGEELNPQECQKLIFSMLNNNQRKELEQNWELDCSYGVKGLARFRVNVYKERGCYAACLRALSSKIPNFDQLGLPDVVRNMTQRPRGLVLVTGPTGSGKTTTLAAMLDLINRTRAEHILTVEDPIEYVFPNIKSLFHQRQKNEDTKSFANALKAALREDPDIILVGEMRDMETISLAISAAETGHLVFGTLHTNSAAGTVDRMIDVFPSGQQAQIRAMLSNSLIAVFSQNLVKKHNPKPGEFGRAMAQEIMVVTPAIANLIREGKASQVYSAIQTGAKMDMQTMEQALANLVKSGTISIEEGLAKSAKPDELQRLVAGSGMGITTSTKATTARRR from the coding sequence ATGGATTTAATGATCGAAGACTATATGGAACAACTGGTAGAAATGGGTGGCTCTGATATGCACATTCAAGCCAGCGCGCCAATATATTTTCGCATTAGCGGTAAATTAACTCCTGTCGGAGAAGAACTCAATCCGCAAGAATGTCAAAAACTAATTTTTAGTATGCTTAATAACAATCAGAGAAAAGAATTAGAGCAGAACTGGGAATTAGACTGTTCCTACGGTGTTAAGGGTTTAGCGAGGTTTCGGGTCAATGTCTACAAGGAGAGGGGTTGCTATGCAGCTTGTTTGCGGGCTTTATCTTCTAAAATTCCTAATTTCGATCAATTAGGGTTGCCTGATGTAGTGCGTAACATGACTCAAAGACCCAGGGGTTTAGTGTTGGTGACGGGACCTACTGGTTCTGGTAAAACTACTACTCTAGCAGCAATGCTGGATCTGATTAACCGCACGCGAGCCGAGCATATTCTAACTGTAGAAGACCCTATTGAATATGTCTTTCCTAATATTAAGAGTTTGTTTCATCAACGACAAAAAAACGAAGATACCAAAAGTTTTGCCAATGCACTCAAAGCCGCACTGAGGGAAGACCCAGATATTATCCTGGTAGGAGAAATGCGGGATATGGAAACTATTTCTCTGGCAATTTCGGCAGCGGAAACGGGTCACTTAGTTTTTGGGACGTTACATACCAATTCGGCAGCAGGTACGGTAGACAGGATGATCGATGTATTTCCGTCGGGACAGCAAGCTCAGATTAGAGCGATGTTGTCTAATTCTTTAATTGCTGTGTTTAGTCAAAATTTAGTCAAAAAGCACAATCCCAAACCTGGGGAATTTGGTCGGGCGATGGCACAGGAGATTATGGTAGTTACTCCTGCAATTGCCAACTTAATCCGTGAAGGTAAAGCTTCTCAGGTCTATTCGGCAATTCAAACTGGAGCCAAAATGGACATGCAAACGATGGAACAAGCTCTAGCTAACTTAGTTAAATCTGGCACGATTTCTATAGAAGAAGGACTGGCAAAAAGTGCAAAACCAGACGAACTACAGCGTCTAGTTGCAGGCAGTGGTATGGGAATTACAACTAGTACTAAAGCTACTACAGCCAGAAGACGTTAA
- a CDS encoding type II secretion system F family protein: MPIYVAKVKDHSGKILSEKVEAASPEQARSILQNRYVAIGKIDKSAFDFDLSQIEMALAKVTVKDKAVFSRQFSVMVNAGVAIIRALGILSDQAPNIKLKKALLAISAEVQQGTSLSDSMSKHPQCFDDLYVYMVEAGEAGGVLDEVLMRLSKLLEDMAKLQNQIKSAMAYPVTVGIFAVVAFLGMTIFLIPVFAGIFEQLGAELPALTKFMLFLSATLRSWKAIIPVAVFMIGGFLFRNYYKTPMGKLQIDTLALKMPLFGDLNQKIAVSRFCRVFGTLTRSGVPVLNCFDIVCNTIGNQVIVNAVQAAKNDIQQGGMISLAIQKENVFPPLAIQMISIGEETGELDSMMEKVADFYEDEVEQAVKALTSMIEPIMMVGIALMVGTILLSMYLPMFSIFDQLG; this comes from the coding sequence ATGCCTATATATGTAGCCAAAGTTAAAGACCATTCGGGAAAAATTCTTTCAGAGAAAGTAGAGGCTGCTTCTCCCGAACAGGCTCGTAGTATTTTGCAGAATCGTTATGTAGCGATTGGTAAAATTGATAAATCTGCTTTTGATTTCGATCTGTCTCAGATCGAGATGGCTTTGGCAAAAGTTACGGTCAAAGATAAAGCAGTATTCTCGCGGCAATTTTCAGTGATGGTGAATGCTGGTGTTGCTATTATTCGAGCTTTGGGAATTCTCTCGGATCAGGCTCCCAACATCAAACTCAAAAAAGCTCTGCTGGCAATTAGTGCTGAAGTACAGCAAGGTACGAGTCTTTCAGACTCCATGAGCAAACATCCACAGTGTTTTGACGATCTCTATGTGTATATGGTTGAGGCTGGAGAAGCTGGTGGGGTACTAGATGAAGTACTAATGCGTCTTTCTAAACTGTTAGAAGACATGGCAAAACTGCAAAACCAAATTAAATCAGCAATGGCTTATCCCGTTACAGTTGGTATTTTTGCCGTTGTCGCTTTTTTAGGAATGACGATCTTTCTAATCCCTGTTTTTGCAGGTATTTTCGAGCAGTTAGGTGCCGAACTGCCAGCTTTAACTAAATTTATGCTTTTTCTTAGTGCTACCTTGCGAAGTTGGAAGGCAATTATCCCCGTAGCAGTATTTATGATAGGAGGATTTTTATTCCGTAACTATTACAAAACTCCTATGGGAAAGTTGCAGATAGATACTTTAGCACTTAAAATGCCTTTATTCGGCGATCTGAATCAAAAAATTGCTGTATCTCGCTTTTGTAGAGTTTTTGGTACGCTTACTCGCTCGGGAGTACCAGTCCTCAACTGTTTTGATATCGTTTGCAACACTATTGGCAATCAGGTAATCGTTAATGCCGTACAGGCAGCCAAGAATGATATTCAGCAGGGGGGGATGATTTCTCTGGCAATTCAAAAAGAAAATGTTTTTCCGCCTTTAGCAATTCAAATGATCAGTATTGGGGAAGAAACTGGAGAACTCGACAGCATGATGGAAAAAGTTGCCGATTTTTATGAAGATGAAGTCGAGCAGGCAGTTAAAGCTTTAACTAGTATGATCGAGCCAATCATGATGGTCGGTATCGCCTTAATGGTAGGTACGATTTTACTTTCGATGTATCTACCTATGTTCTCTATCTTCGACCAGTTAGGTTAA
- a CDS encoding mannose-1-phosphate guanylyltransferase — translation MDTKLIPIILAGGKGERFWPVSRLKKPKQLLCLDGSDRSLLQATANRLLDLAGGWSNLWVITSAVVADGVRAQLPDLPESNILVEPEGKDTAPAVAWATLEVTKQQGEDAVLGFFPADHWIGDEKAYQQTLEAAISQAQNEAAIVTLGIKPDRPSTGYGYIKQGQEVSNFNNLPVYKVNRFTEKPDRQTAKSFIDTGEYSWNSGMFIFKAGVVLNELKTYAPEIIKPLIERGKDAYGQLKKESIDYALMEKTKLAYVLPANFGWDDLGDWNGVERLLKGDRENVELATHIGKDTKNTIIYSSNDSELIVTIGLTDVAIVRDGDVTLVVNKNRTQEIKQIVKSLQKEPKFHRLL, via the coding sequence ATGGACACAAAACTAATACCGATTATTTTGGCAGGTGGCAAAGGAGAACGTTTTTGGCCTGTTAGCCGCCTTAAAAAACCCAAACAACTATTATGTCTCGATGGTAGCGATCGCAGTTTATTGCAGGCTACAGCTAATCGTCTGTTAGATTTGGCAGGTGGCTGGTCTAATCTTTGGGTTATTACCTCAGCAGTCGTTGCAGATGGTGTAAGAGCGCAACTACCAGATTTACCAGAGTCTAATATTTTAGTAGAGCCAGAGGGTAAAGATACAGCACCTGCGGTAGCTTGGGCAACTTTAGAAGTTACTAAGCAACAAGGAGAAGACGCAGTTTTAGGATTTTTTCCTGCCGATCATTGGATTGGAGACGAAAAAGCGTACCAACAAACATTAGAAGCAGCAATCTCTCAAGCTCAAAATGAAGCAGCGATTGTTACTTTAGGCATTAAGCCAGATCGTCCTTCTACTGGATATGGTTACATCAAACAGGGACAGGAAGTAAGCAACTTTAACAATTTACCAGTGTATAAAGTAAACCGCTTTACTGAAAAACCCGATCGCCAAACCGCCAAGTCTTTTATCGATACGGGCGAATACAGTTGGAACAGTGGCATGTTTATTTTTAAAGCTGGCGTAGTCTTAAATGAGTTAAAAACCTATGCTCCCGAAATAATCAAACCTCTAATCGAACGAGGTAAAGATGCTTATGGACAATTAAAAAAAGAAAGTATCGACTATGCTTTGATGGAAAAAACCAAGCTAGCTTACGTTTTACCAGCTAACTTCGGTTGGGACGATTTGGGCGACTGGAATGGTGTAGAACGTTTGTTAAAAGGCGATCGCGAAAATGTAGAATTAGCAACGCACATTGGCAAAGACACCAAAAATACAATTATTTATAGCAGTAACGATAGTGAGTTAATTGTCACTATTGGACTGACAGATGTAGCAATTGTACGCGACGGCGATGTTACGCTTGTAGTTAATAAAAACCGTACTCAAGAAATCAAACAAATAGTTAAATCGTTACAAAAAGAACCTAAGTTTCATCGTCTACTTTAG
- the psbA gene encoding photosystem II q(b) protein, producing MTTTLRTRENRSAWENFCQWVTSTNNRIYIGWFGVLMIPTLLAATTCFLIAFVAAPPVDIDGIREPVAGSLLYGNNIVSGAVVPSSNAIGLHFYPIWEAASLDEWLYNGGPYQLIVFHFLIGVFSYLGRQWELSYRLGMRPWICVAYSAPVSAATAVFLIYPLGQGSFSDGMPLGISGTFNFMFVFQAEHNILMHPFHMLGVAGVFGGALFSAMHGSLVTSSLVRETTETESQNYGYKFGQEEETYNIVAAHGYFGRLIFQYASFNNSRSLHFFLGAWPVIGIWFTAMGISTMAFNLNGFNFNQSVMDSQGRVVNTWADVLNRANLGFEVMHERNAHNFPLDLASAEATPVAMNAPAIEG from the coding sequence ATGACAACTACACTAAGAACTCGCGAAAATCGCAGTGCTTGGGAGAACTTTTGTCAGTGGGTAACCAGCACCAACAACCGCATTTATATCGGTTGGTTCGGTGTCCTAATGATCCCCACACTCCTAGCAGCAACCACCTGTTTCCTAATCGCCTTCGTCGCAGCACCGCCTGTAGACATCGACGGCATTAGAGAACCAGTAGCAGGTTCATTACTGTACGGTAACAATATCGTATCGGGAGCAGTAGTACCAAGCTCAAACGCAATTGGACTACACTTCTATCCCATCTGGGAAGCAGCCTCATTAGATGAGTGGCTGTACAACGGTGGTCCTTATCAGCTAATCGTCTTCCACTTCCTAATCGGAGTCTTCTCCTACTTAGGACGTCAGTGGGAACTATCCTACAGACTAGGAATGCGACCCTGGATCTGCGTAGCCTATTCAGCACCAGTATCGGCTGCCACAGCAGTATTCCTAATCTATCCTTTAGGACAAGGAAGCTTTTCTGACGGAATGCCATTAGGTATTTCTGGTACGTTTAACTTCATGTTCGTGTTCCAAGCCGAACACAACATTCTGATGCACCCCTTCCACATGTTAGGTGTAGCAGGCGTATTCGGTGGAGCATTATTCTCTGCCATGCACGGTAGTTTGGTAACCTCTTCTTTGGTAAGAGAAACAACCGAAACCGAGTCACAGAACTACGGTTACAAATTCGGACAAGAAGAAGAAACCTACAACATCGTAGCCGCACACGGTTATTTTGGTCGCTTGATTTTCCAATATGCGTCTTTCAACAATAGCCGCAGTTTACACTTCTTCTTAGGAGCGTGGCCTGTAATCGGTATTTGGTTCACCGCAATGGGAATCAGTACGATGGCGTTCAACTTGAACGGTTTCAACTTCAACCAGTCGGTAATGGATTCTCAAGGAAGAGTTGTAAACACTTGGGCAGACGTACTCAACAGAGCCAACCTTGGTTTTGAGGTAATGCACGAGCGTAATGCACACAACTTCCCCTTAGACCTTGCTAGTGCCGAAGCTACTCCTGTAGCAATGAACGCACCTGCGATTGAAGGCTAA
- the cofG gene encoding 7,8-didemethyl-8-hydroxy-5-deazariboflavin synthase subunit CofG codes for MNKVVTYSPAYTLVPTYECFNRCSYCNFRVDIGKDIWLTISAAKNKLKNLPSTQIAEILVLSGEVHPASSRRASWFERIYQLCELALSMDFLPHTNVGPLSWQEMKQLKQVNVSLGLMLEQLNPKFLTTVHRQAPSKKPELRLQQLEWAGKLKIPFTTGLLLGIGETKADRQETLEAIANIHRKWGNIQEVILQPHSVGSRQQLNAPSFTPHLLVETIAQARAILPDSIAIQIPPNLVTPQFFWDCLAAGATDLGGISPKDEVNPDYPHPTKDYLEKILEPAGWQLKPRLPVYQQYYSWLSPALQSAVKAKAKALKCF; via the coding sequence ATGAATAAGGTCGTTACTTATAGCCCCGCTTATACATTAGTTCCTACATATGAATGTTTTAATCGCTGTAGCTACTGCAATTTCAGAGTAGATATTGGAAAAGATATCTGGTTAACTATTTCAGCAGCAAAAAATAAGCTAAAAAATCTACCATCTACACAAATAGCTGAAATATTGGTTCTTAGTGGCGAAGTTCATCCAGCTTCTTCTCGAAGAGCTTCCTGGTTTGAGAGAATCTATCAGTTATGTGAGTTAGCACTATCAATGGATTTTCTGCCACATACCAATGTCGGTCCATTGAGTTGGCAAGAAATGAAGCAATTGAAACAAGTTAATGTTTCATTGGGTTTGATGTTAGAACAGTTAAACCCTAAATTTCTGACCACCGTACATCGGCAAGCACCAAGTAAAAAACCAGAACTGCGCTTACAGCAGTTAGAATGGGCAGGAAAACTAAAAATTCCTTTCACTACAGGTTTGCTATTGGGAATTGGCGAAACTAAAGCAGACCGCCAAGAAACTTTAGAGGCGATCGCCAATATCCATCGAAAATGGGGCAACATTCAGGAAGTTATTTTGCAACCTCATAGTGTAGGAAGCAGACAACAACTAAATGCTCCCAGTTTTACTCCTCACTTATTGGTGGAAACGATCGCTCAAGCTCGCGCAATTCTACCTGATAGTATAGCCATTCAAATACCACCAAATTTAGTTACGCCTCAATTTTTCTGGGATTGTTTGGCAGCAGGAGCAACAGATTTAGGAGGAATAAGTCCGAAAGATGAAGTTAATCCAGACTATCCCCATCCTACAAAAGATTACCTTGAGAAAATTTTAGAGCCTGCTGGCTGGCAGCTAAAACCTCGTTTGCCAGTGTATCAACAGTATTATTCTTGGCTATCACCTGCTTTACAAAGCGCAGTTAAAGCTAAGGCAAAAGCTCTGAAATGCTTTTAA